Proteins encoded together in one Microbacterium sp. ABRD28 window:
- a CDS encoding iron ABC transporter permease: MTTSATPALLPDAAAPLRRPAGVRWAWLGASIVLLVVLCAASIAFGARDITVSELFAALSGRTDTVGEAAVVARVPRTVLAAVVGAALALAGATMQAVTRNPLADPGILGVSGGAALAVVIGLAFFGMSDPWSTMGLAIAGAGGAAVFVYAVGSLGRGGATPLKLALAGAAVSAAFASLVSAILLPRVDVMETFRFWQIGGVGGATWDRLLAVLPVLALGALICLITARGMNSLALGDDLAAGLGENVGRTRLLSSAGAVILCGAATAVAGPIGFVGLVIPHFCRLLIGTDHRWLLPLSAVVGADLLLVADVIGRIVARPEEIEVGILTALIGAPFFIWIVRRQRVREL, encoded by the coding sequence GTGACGACCTCGGCCACCCCTGCGCTCCTGCCGGACGCCGCTGCTCCTCTGCGGCGTCCGGCAGGGGTGCGGTGGGCGTGGCTGGGGGCGTCGATCGTCCTGCTGGTGGTGCTGTGCGCCGCATCGATCGCCTTCGGAGCGCGCGACATCACCGTGTCAGAGCTCTTCGCCGCCCTCTCGGGCCGCACCGACACCGTCGGAGAGGCCGCCGTGGTCGCACGCGTCCCCCGGACGGTGCTCGCCGCGGTCGTGGGGGCCGCTCTCGCCCTGGCCGGGGCGACGATGCAGGCCGTCACCCGCAATCCGCTGGCCGATCCGGGGATCCTCGGCGTCTCCGGCGGGGCGGCACTGGCGGTGGTCATCGGACTCGCGTTCTTCGGCATGAGCGACCCCTGGAGCACCATGGGTCTCGCGATCGCCGGTGCGGGGGGAGCCGCCGTCTTCGTGTACGCGGTCGGGTCGCTCGGACGCGGCGGCGCGACTCCGCTCAAGCTCGCGCTGGCGGGCGCCGCGGTCTCCGCGGCCTTCGCATCGCTGGTCAGCGCCATTCTCCTCCCCCGGGTGGACGTGATGGAGACCTTCCGGTTCTGGCAGATCGGAGGCGTGGGCGGCGCCACCTGGGACCGACTCCTCGCCGTCCTGCCCGTCCTCGCCCTCGGCGCGCTCATCTGCCTGATCACGGCCCGCGGCATGAACTCCCTGGCGCTCGGCGACGACCTCGCCGCCGGGCTGGGCGAGAACGTGGGCCGGACCCGTCTGCTGTCCTCCGCCGGCGCTGTCATCCTCTGCGGCGCGGCGACCGCCGTGGCCGGCCCCATCGGGTTCGTCGGCCTCGTCATCCCGCACTTCTGCCGGCTGCTCATCGGGACCGACCATCGCTGGCTGCTGCCCCTCTCGGCCGTCGTCGGCGCCGATCTCCTCCTCGTCGCCGACGTGATCGGTCGGATCGTCGCGCGACCGGAGGAGATCGAGGTCGGCATCCTCACCGCCCTCATCGGCGCCCCCTTCTTCATCTGGATCGTCCGCCGGCAACGGGTGCGTGAACTGTGA
- a CDS encoding iron-siderophore ABC transporter substrate-binding protein, translating into MAAALSAGLVVTLALAGCAGSAATGTTADAATSAEGPFPVTITHAFGETTISDEPERIATVAWGNHEVPLALGIVPVGMSKATWGDDDGDGVLPWVEDQLDALGAETPVLFDETDGIDFEAVADTQPDVILAAYSGLTQEDYDTLSKIAPVVAYPEVAWGTSYEEMIELNSAALGRAEDGIALIDDLHAQVDEALAAHPDLAEAKVLFSYLDPADLSQIGFYTALDTRPGFLASLGMPLPTAVEEMSADTEEFYLSVSAEEADRFDDVDVFVTYGDADGALVSQLQADPLLSQIPAIANGDIAVLENSTPLAASANPSPLSIGWGIEEYFALLDGALN; encoded by the coding sequence ATGGCTGCAGCGCTGAGCGCCGGCCTCGTCGTCACTCTCGCGCTGGCCGGCTGCGCCGGCTCGGCCGCCACCGGCACGACTGCCGATGCGGCCACCTCGGCGGAGGGCCCCTTCCCGGTGACCATCACCCATGCCTTCGGCGAGACGACGATCAGCGACGAGCCCGAGCGCATCGCGACCGTCGCGTGGGGCAATCATGAGGTGCCGCTCGCACTGGGAATCGTTCCGGTCGGGATGAGCAAGGCCACCTGGGGCGACGACGACGGCGACGGCGTGCTGCCGTGGGTGGAGGACCAGCTCGACGCGCTCGGCGCCGAGACACCGGTGCTGTTCGACGAGACCGACGGCATCGACTTCGAAGCCGTCGCCGACACCCAGCCCGACGTGATCCTCGCCGCCTACTCGGGCCTGACGCAGGAGGACTACGACACGCTGTCGAAGATCGCTCCCGTGGTGGCCTACCCCGAGGTGGCGTGGGGCACCTCCTATGAGGAGATGATCGAGCTGAACTCCGCCGCGCTCGGACGTGCGGAGGACGGCATCGCCCTCATCGACGACCTGCACGCGCAGGTGGACGAGGCTCTCGCCGCTCACCCCGACCTCGCCGAGGCGAAGGTGCTGTTCTCGTATCTCGACCCCGCCGACCTCAGTCAGATCGGGTTCTACACGGCCCTGGACACCCGCCCCGGCTTCCTCGCCTCCCTCGGGATGCCGCTGCCGACCGCGGTCGAGGAGATGTCGGCGGACACCGAGGAGTTCTACCTCAGCGTCAGCGCCGAGGAAGCCGACCGCTTCGACGACGTCGACGTCTTCGTCACCTACGGTGACGCCGACGGCGCCCTCGTCTCGCAGCTGCAGGCCGACCCGCTGCTCTCGCAGATTCCTGCGATCGCGAACGGCGACATCGCGGTCCTCGAGAACAGCACGCCCCTCGCCGCGTCGGCGAACCCCTCGCCGCTGTCGATCGGCTGGGGCATCGAGGAGTACTTCGCGCTTCTCGACGGCGCCCTGAACTGA
- a CDS encoding biotin transporter BioY, with translation MSSIAVAPRPRRVLADVVARPSSRTRAFAVDAALVSAGALFVAVLAQVSIPLWPVPITGQTLGVIVVGAALGARRGAASLTVYLLAGLAGLPVFADFTGTIAAVAKPSFGFIIGFIAAAAVAGWFAERAWDRRPALAFLGFVAASAIPFLFGIPYMALILNAVLGMDLSFWQVLEAGLFPFIVGGIIKAAIAAALIPGAWALVRRLDRR, from the coding sequence ATGTCATCGATCGCCGTCGCTCCCCGCCCTCGTCGCGTCCTCGCAGACGTCGTGGCGCGCCCCTCGTCCCGTACCCGCGCCTTCGCCGTCGACGCCGCCCTGGTGTCCGCCGGCGCGCTGTTCGTCGCCGTTCTGGCGCAGGTGTCGATCCCGCTGTGGCCCGTGCCCATTACCGGACAGACGCTCGGCGTGATCGTGGTCGGCGCCGCCCTCGGAGCCCGCCGCGGCGCCGCCAGCCTCACGGTCTACCTGCTCGCCGGGCTCGCGGGCCTGCCCGTCTTCGCCGACTTCACCGGGACGATCGCGGCGGTGGCCAAGCCGAGCTTCGGATTCATCATCGGCTTCATCGCGGCTGCGGCCGTCGCAGGATGGTTCGCCGAGCGCGCCTGGGACCGGCGGCCCGCCCTGGCGTTCCTCGGCTTCGTCGCGGCGAGCGCGATCCCGTTCCTCTTCGGCATCCCCTACATGGCCCTCATCCTCAACGCCGTCCTCGGAATGGATCTGTCGTTCTGGCAGGTTCTCGAAGCGGGTCTGTTCCCCTTCATCGTCGGAGGCATCATCAAGGCCGCGATCGCGGCCGCTCTCATCCCCGGCGCCTGGGCGCTCGTGCGCAGACTGGATCGTCGCTGA
- a CDS encoding ABC-F family ATP-binding cassette domain-containing protein: protein MLAVHDLEIRVGARVLMSEVSFRVSGGDKVGLVGRNGAGKTTLTKVLAGDLLPSNGRVDRSGEIGYLPQDPRSGDPEMLARTRILDARGLGTIAIGMQESSVSMASDDPDVAARAMRRYAQLTERFEALGGYAAEAEAASIAHNLSLPDRILDQPLKTLSGGQRRRIELARILFSDAGTMILDEPTNHLDADSVVWLREFLKGYKGGLIVISHDVELVGETVNRVFYLDANRQVIDVYNMNWKNYLRQRVADEERRKKERANVEKKATVLQQQAARFGAKASKAAAAHQMVARAEKMLAGLEEVRQEDRVAKLRFPKPAPCGKTPLTAAGLSKSYGSLEIFTDVDLAIDRGWKVVVLGLNGAGKTTLLRILAGVDAPDTGQVDPGHGLKIGYYAQEHENLDVSRSVLDNMMSAAPNITATEARKVLGSFLFTGDDVLKPAGVLSGGEKTRLSLATLVVSSANVLLLDEPTNNLDPASREEILDALAHYEGAVVLVSHDEGAVHALNPERVLILPDGVEDIWGRDYAELISLA, encoded by the coding sequence GTGCTCGCCGTACACGACCTCGAGATCCGCGTGGGCGCCCGCGTGCTGATGTCCGAGGTGTCGTTCCGGGTGTCCGGTGGCGACAAGGTCGGTCTGGTGGGCCGCAACGGTGCCGGAAAGACGACGCTCACCAAGGTCCTCGCCGGTGACCTGCTCCCGTCAAACGGCCGCGTCGACCGTTCAGGAGAGATCGGCTACCTTCCGCAGGATCCCCGTTCCGGTGACCCGGAGATGCTCGCGCGCACGCGCATCCTCGATGCACGAGGCCTCGGGACGATCGCGATCGGCATGCAGGAGTCGTCCGTGTCGATGGCCTCCGACGATCCCGACGTGGCGGCGCGCGCCATGCGTCGCTACGCCCAGCTCACTGAGCGGTTCGAAGCTCTGGGCGGGTACGCGGCAGAGGCCGAGGCCGCATCGATCGCCCACAACCTGTCGCTTCCCGACCGCATCCTCGATCAGCCGCTGAAGACCCTGTCCGGCGGTCAGCGCCGACGCATCGAGCTCGCCCGGATCCTCTTCTCGGACGCCGGCACGATGATCCTCGACGAGCCGACCAACCACCTCGACGCCGACAGCGTGGTGTGGCTGCGCGAGTTTCTCAAGGGCTACAAGGGCGGACTCATCGTGATCTCCCACGACGTGGAGCTGGTCGGTGAGACGGTGAATCGGGTGTTCTACCTCGACGCCAACCGTCAGGTCATCGACGTCTACAACATGAACTGGAAGAACTACCTCCGCCAGCGGGTGGCCGACGAGGAACGCCGGAAGAAGGAACGCGCGAACGTCGAGAAGAAGGCCACCGTGCTGCAGCAGCAGGCGGCCCGGTTCGGAGCGAAGGCCTCGAAGGCAGCCGCCGCCCACCAGATGGTCGCGCGGGCGGAGAAGATGCTGGCAGGCCTCGAGGAGGTCCGCCAGGAGGATCGGGTCGCCAAGCTCCGATTCCCCAAGCCCGCCCCGTGCGGGAAGACGCCGCTGACCGCCGCCGGCCTGTCGAAGTCCTACGGGTCGCTGGAGATCTTCACCGACGTGGACCTCGCCATCGACCGCGGCTGGAAGGTCGTCGTCCTCGGCCTCAACGGTGCCGGCAAGACGACACTGCTGCGCATCCTGGCGGGGGTGGACGCTCCCGACACCGGTCAGGTCGACCCGGGCCACGGACTGAAGATCGGCTATTACGCACAGGAGCACGAGAACCTCGATGTCTCGCGATCGGTGCTGGACAACATGATGTCGGCGGCGCCGAACATCACCGCCACCGAGGCGCGGAAAGTCCTCGGATCGTTCCTCTTCACCGGTGACGACGTGCTCAAGCCCGCCGGGGTGCTCTCGGGCGGAGAGAAGACCCGGCTGTCGCTGGCGACGCTCGTGGTCTCGAGCGCCAACGTGCTCCTCCTCGACGAGCCGACCAACAACCTCGACCCCGCTTCGCGCGAGGAGATCCTCGATGCCCTCGCGCACTACGAGGGCGCCGTCGTCCTCGTCTCGCACGACGAGGGGGCCGTTCACGCCCTGAACCCGGAGCGGGTGCTCATCCTGCCCGACGGTGTCGAGGACATCTGGGGACGCGATTACGCCGAACTGATCTCCCTGGCGTGA
- a CDS encoding SURF1 family protein, with protein MTATRSSTFVRWTGYALVAVVFAIACAFLSNWQFSRNAERATELRIVEQNYDATAVPLEELVPAGSALDPEDEWRPVELVGQYLRDEQLLVRNRPHGGTAAFEVLVPFRLDDGRVVLINRGWVPPGADQAEPDAVPAPPEGTVTVEARLRPEEAAPRSGRSAPAGQVPTINIGLVAERLPAATANALQPSLYALMSSEDPAATPAPAALEVPSEDPGPHLSYAIQWILFALMGFIFIGYIIRTELRYRREDQEDDGTEAPSAGDTLPPVIAGGGVAPRVRRGRRRPDPDASEEDALLDAAGSDRRS; from the coding sequence GTGACGGCGACCCGATCTTCCACCTTCGTCCGCTGGACCGGGTACGCACTCGTGGCCGTGGTGTTCGCGATCGCGTGCGCCTTCCTGTCGAACTGGCAGTTCTCGCGCAACGCCGAGCGCGCCACCGAGCTGCGGATCGTGGAGCAGAACTACGACGCCACCGCGGTGCCCCTGGAAGAGCTGGTCCCGGCCGGGTCGGCACTGGACCCCGAGGACGAATGGCGTCCGGTCGAGCTCGTCGGGCAGTACCTCCGTGACGAACAACTGCTTGTGCGCAACCGACCTCACGGTGGCACCGCGGCTTTCGAAGTCCTCGTGCCGTTCCGCCTGGATGACGGCAGGGTCGTTCTGATCAATCGCGGATGGGTGCCCCCGGGCGCCGATCAGGCCGAGCCCGACGCCGTCCCGGCACCACCGGAGGGAACGGTGACGGTCGAGGCTCGCCTTCGGCCGGAGGAGGCGGCGCCGCGGTCGGGTCGGTCGGCGCCGGCGGGCCAGGTGCCGACGATCAACATCGGTCTGGTCGCAGAGCGTCTTCCCGCCGCCACGGCGAACGCCCTTCAGCCGTCACTCTACGCGTTGATGTCGAGCGAGGACCCGGCTGCCACCCCCGCGCCGGCAGCTCTCGAGGTCCCGTCCGAAGACCCCGGTCCGCACCTGTCCTACGCGATCCAATGGATCCTCTTCGCGCTCATGGGCTTCATCTTCATCGGGTACATCATCCGCACCGAGCTCCGGTACCGGCGAGAAGACCAGGAGGATGACGGAACCGAGGCCCCCTCCGCCGGCGACACGCTTCCGCCGGTCATCGCCGGCGGCGGCGTCGCCCCGCGAGTGCGCCGAGGGAGGCGTCGCCCCGATCCCGACGCGAGCGAAGAGGATGCTCTGCTCGACGCTGCCGGCTCCGATCGTCGGAGCTGA
- a CDS encoding DUF3099 domain-containing protein → MNRSSRPPSATSLPRAPRDDSGARSARYLAMMGVRVLCFVLMVLITPYGWYTWVFALGAVFLPYVAVVFANVGATDRVARSENPERQITAPVASEPPPAPADRVLRIQESSPPPRRGEGE, encoded by the coding sequence GTGAACCGCTCGTCGAGGCCTCCATCCGCCACGTCGCTGCCCCGCGCACCTCGTGACGATTCCGGCGCGCGGTCGGCGCGCTACCTCGCGATGATGGGCGTGCGCGTCCTGTGCTTCGTGCTGATGGTGCTCATCACGCCGTACGGCTGGTACACCTGGGTGTTCGCGCTCGGAGCGGTCTTCCTCCCCTATGTGGCTGTCGTGTTCGCCAACGTCGGCGCAACGGATCGGGTGGCTCGCTCCGAGAACCCGGAGCGCCAGATCACGGCGCCGGTCGCTTCGGAGCCGCCGCCCGCCCCGGCCGACCGCGTTCTGCGCATTCAGGAGTCCTCTCCGCCCCCGCGGCGCGGAGAGGGCGAGTGA
- a CDS encoding DUF4190 domain-containing protein — MSTPENPQGTEPTTPGVPPYPGSPQGSSAPAQPPAYGQPPAQAPYPGPSPYGATAPYGTQPPYAGAPYGAYAGPKTNVLAIVSLISSIASFVILPFIGSLVGVITGHMALSQIKRTGEQGRGLALAGTIVGYVGLGFILLFVLFFLSFLPLIIGSASTGTLS, encoded by the coding sequence GTGAGCACACCCGAGAACCCGCAGGGCACCGAGCCGACCACCCCCGGGGTTCCGCCCTACCCCGGCTCTCCGCAGGGATCATCGGCGCCCGCTCAGCCGCCCGCCTACGGTCAGCCGCCCGCGCAGGCTCCCTACCCCGGCCCGTCCCCCTACGGCGCGACCGCCCCGTACGGAACCCAGCCGCCGTACGCGGGCGCGCCGTACGGCGCGTATGCGGGCCCGAAGACGAATGTCCTGGCGATCGTCTCCCTCATCTCGTCCATCGCATCGTTCGTCATCCTCCCCTTCATCGGATCGCTCGTCGGCGTGATCACCGGCCACATGGCGCTTTCGCAGATCAAGCGCACCGGCGAGCAGGGCCGCGGTCTCGCACTCGCCGGCACGATCGTCGGGTATGTCGGCCTCGGGTTCATCCTCCTGTTCGTGCTGTTCTTCCTGTCCTTCCTGCCTCTGATCATCGGCAGCGCCTCCACCGGCACGCTCTCCTGA
- a CDS encoding beta-ketoacyl-ACP reductase, whose translation MSNERVVLVTGGNRGIGRSIAERFVADGYRVAVTARSGEGPDGALTVRADVTDASSLDAAMTEVEQALGPVTIVVANAGITRDTLLMRMSEDDFDSVVATNLGGAFRVVKRASKGMIRARFGRIILISSVVGLYGSAGQVNYAASKSGLVGFARSLTRELGARGITANVVAPGFIETDMTAELPADTQAEYKKNIPAGRFGDATEVAGVVAWLASDDAAYISGAVIPVDGGLGMGH comes from the coding sequence ATGAGCAACGAACGTGTCGTCCTGGTCACCGGCGGAAACCGCGGCATCGGACGGTCCATCGCCGAGCGCTTCGTGGCCGACGGCTACCGGGTGGCCGTCACCGCCCGTTCGGGCGAGGGCCCCGACGGCGCGCTCACCGTTCGAGCAGACGTCACCGACGCCTCCTCGCTCGACGCGGCGATGACGGAGGTGGAACAGGCGCTCGGCCCCGTGACGATCGTCGTGGCGAACGCCGGGATCACCCGCGACACCCTTCTGATGCGCATGAGCGAAGACGATTTCGACAGCGTCGTCGCCACGAACCTCGGCGGGGCGTTCCGAGTGGTCAAGCGAGCGTCGAAGGGCATGATCCGCGCACGGTTCGGGCGCATCATCCTCATCTCCAGCGTGGTCGGCCTCTATGGTTCCGCGGGGCAGGTGAACTACGCGGCCTCCAAGAGCGGGCTCGTGGGGTTCGCCCGGTCGCTCACCCGTGAGCTCGGGGCGCGGGGGATCACGGCCAATGTCGTCGCACCCGGCTTCATCGAGACCGACATGACCGCCGAGCTGCCCGCCGACACCCAGGCCGAGTACAAGAAGAACATCCCCGCCGGACGCTTCGGCGACGCGACCGAGGTCGCGGGCGTCGTCGCGTGGCTGGCCTCCGATGACGCGGCCTACATCTCCGGCGCGGTGATCCCGGTCGACGGTGGACTCGGCATGGGGCACTGA
- a CDS encoding alpha/beta hydrolase, translated as MDVLLVPGLWLTASSWNEVVPGLRSAGLSPVPLTMPGVRRGDAPPDPATADIGIDEWIDAVVAEIDRREAPVVLVGHSGGGNVIYGAADLRPTRVAHLVFLDTFPPSDGGIISEFPIDGDTVPFPGWDFFDDDDVDDLDPDVRDRAMAHVGVVPRRVPTDPVSLTDDRRREIPATILTNTVSPEQIEAIRQDPPAWAAGLAAHGPLRAVSLRAPDEASGHWPQFSKPDAVARAIAETLGR; from the coding sequence ATGGACGTCCTCCTGGTTCCCGGACTCTGGCTCACCGCGTCGTCGTGGAATGAGGTGGTGCCGGGTCTGCGATCCGCCGGGCTCTCCCCCGTCCCCCTCACCATGCCGGGCGTCCGGCGTGGCGACGCCCCTCCCGACCCGGCAACGGCCGACATCGGCATCGACGAGTGGATCGATGCCGTCGTGGCCGAGATCGACAGGCGGGAGGCCCCCGTCGTCCTGGTCGGTCACAGCGGAGGCGGCAACGTGATCTACGGCGCCGCCGACCTCCGGCCGACGAGGGTGGCGCACCTGGTGTTCCTCGACACCTTCCCGCCGTCAGACGGAGGCATCATCTCGGAGTTCCCGATCGACGGCGACACCGTGCCGTTCCCCGGGTGGGACTTCTTCGACGACGACGACGTCGACGACCTCGATCCGGACGTGCGGGACCGGGCCATGGCGCACGTCGGCGTCGTGCCCCGCAGGGTTCCCACCGACCCCGTCTCGCTCACCGACGACCGGCGCCGCGAAATCCCGGCCACGATCCTCACCAACACCGTCTCGCCCGAGCAGATCGAGGCGATCCGTCAGGATCCGCCCGCCTGGGCCGCTGGCCTCGCTGCGCACGGCCCCCTGCGCGCCGTCTCACTCCGCGCGCCCGATGAGGCGAGCGGCCACTGGCCGCAGTTCTCCAAGCCCGATGCCGTCGCCCGCGCGATCGCGGAGACGCTCGGACGGTGA
- the serB gene encoding phosphoserine phosphatase SerB codes for MSEPARFLVVLDADSTLIRNEVIELIADEAGRGAEVAAATEAAMRGEVDFATSLRIRVETLAGVPLGALDRVRARVEPTPGAVELIAAVHDRGGIVGVVSGGFHEILDHIAPSLGVDLWRANRLAVAHDALTGQVSGPIVDAEGKAATLVAWAGDHGVPRARTLAIGDGANDLVMMSVAGLGLAFNAKPLVRERADLVIGPVDLREVIPLLP; via the coding sequence GTGAGCGAGCCCGCGCGATTCCTCGTCGTCCTCGACGCCGATTCGACCCTCATCCGCAACGAGGTGATCGAACTCATCGCTGATGAGGCCGGCCGCGGAGCGGAGGTCGCCGCCGCCACGGAGGCGGCGATGCGCGGCGAGGTCGACTTCGCCACGAGCCTGCGCATCCGGGTGGAGACGCTGGCCGGAGTCCCGCTGGGCGCACTCGACCGCGTGCGCGCACGTGTCGAGCCGACCCCGGGGGCCGTGGAGCTCATCGCCGCGGTGCATGACCGCGGCGGAATCGTGGGCGTCGTCTCCGGCGGCTTCCACGAGATCCTCGACCACATCGCGCCGTCGCTCGGTGTGGATCTGTGGCGGGCCAACCGACTCGCCGTCGCGCACGACGCGCTGACCGGGCAGGTCTCCGGTCCGATCGTCGACGCCGAGGGGAAGGCGGCCACCCTCGTGGCGTGGGCCGGTGACCACGGGGTTCCCCGGGCGCGCACCCTGGCGATCGGCGACGGTGCGAACGACCTCGTGATGATGTCGGTCGCCGGACTCGGCCTCGCCTTCAACGCCAAGCCGCTCGTCCGGGAACGGGCCGACCTCGTGATCGGGCCGGTGGATCTGCGCGAGGTGATCCCCCTCCTGCCGTAG
- a CDS encoding glucose-1-phosphate adenylyltransferase, which yields MPAAPKVFGIILAGGEGKRLMPLTADRAKPAVPFGGQYRLIDFAISNLINSGLRQIVVLTQYKSHSLDRHVSQTWRMSALLDSYVASVPAQQRLGKRWFSGSADAILQSLNLINDEQPDIVIVIGADHVYRMDFRQMLAAHIESGARATVAGIRQPISLADQFGVIDVDPDDPSRIRDFLEKPQHPEGLADAPDQVLASMGNYIFDADALIEAVEADGEIPTSNHDMGGDIVPYFVGRGEAGVYDMVRNDVPGSTDRDRSYWRDVGTIDSFFEAHQDLISTLPVYNLYNMQWPIHSQAVNSPPAKFVRDSVGRIGNSIDSIVSLGSVLSGTHLERSVVGPWTLAAGGSTITDAVLFDHVQVGAGARIHRAILDKNVVLADGATVGVDRERDIARGFTVTDSGITVVGKGVFVDR from the coding sequence ATGCCTGCAGCGCCGAAGGTCTTCGGAATCATCCTCGCCGGCGGCGAGGGGAAGCGACTCATGCCCCTGACCGCCGACCGCGCCAAGCCCGCCGTACCGTTCGGGGGCCAGTACCGGCTCATCGACTTCGCGATATCCAACCTGATCAACTCGGGGCTCCGGCAGATCGTCGTCCTCACCCAGTACAAGTCCCACAGCCTCGACCGTCACGTGTCACAGACCTGGCGGATGTCGGCGCTTCTGGACTCCTACGTCGCTTCGGTGCCCGCGCAGCAGCGGCTCGGCAAGCGATGGTTCTCGGGGTCGGCGGATGCGATCCTGCAGAGCCTGAACCTCATCAACGACGAGCAGCCCGACATCGTCATCGTGATCGGCGCCGACCACGTGTACCGCATGGACTTCCGGCAGATGCTCGCCGCGCACATCGAGTCGGGCGCCCGGGCCACGGTGGCCGGCATCCGCCAGCCGATCTCCCTGGCCGACCAGTTCGGCGTCATCGACGTCGATCCCGACGACCCGAGCCGCATCCGCGACTTCCTCGAGAAGCCGCAGCACCCCGAGGGCTTGGCCGATGCGCCCGATCAGGTGCTCGCATCCATGGGCAACTACATCTTCGACGCCGACGCTCTGATCGAGGCGGTCGAGGCCGACGGCGAGATCCCGACCTCCAACCACGACATGGGCGGGGACATCGTCCCGTACTTCGTCGGTCGCGGTGAGGCGGGGGTCTACGACATGGTCCGCAACGACGTGCCGGGGTCGACCGATCGCGACCGGTCGTACTGGCGAGACGTCGGGACGATCGACTCGTTCTTCGAGGCCCACCAGGATCTGATCTCGACGCTGCCCGTCTACAACCTCTACAACATGCAGTGGCCGATCCACTCGCAGGCCGTCAACTCACCGCCCGCGAAGTTCGTCCGCGACTCGGTGGGCCGGATCGGCAACTCCATCGATTCGATCGTCTCGCTCGGTTCCGTCCTCTCCGGGACGCATCTCGAGCGCAGCGTCGTCGGTCCGTGGACGCTCGCCGCGGGGGGCTCGACGATCACCGATGCCGTCCTGTTCGACCACGTGCAGGTGGGTGCCGGCGCGCGGATCCATCGCGCCATCCTCGACAAGAACGTCGTCCTGGCCGACGGCGCCACCGTGGGGGTCGACCGCGAACGCGACATCGCCCGGGGATTCACCGTCACCGACAGCGGGATCACCGTGGTCGGCAAGGGAGTCTTCGTCGATCGGTGA
- the glgA gene encoding glycogen synthase, producing the protein MRVDMITKEYPPEIYGGAGVHVTELVRALRDGGAGSPVDVRVRAFGADRDEADTTSYRVPAELAGANAAVQTLGTDLEIVTDVAGADVVHSHTWYANFAGHLSSLLHGVPHVLTAHSLEPLRPWKAEQLGGGYAVSSWVEKVAYEHAAAIVAVSEGMRADILRSYPAVDPGKVRVIYNGIDTDSWHPVTDDPLLTRLGVDPARPSVVFVGRITRQKGLPYLLRAAAQLPPEVQLVLCAGAPDTPQIMAEVEELVRGLQETRDGVVWLDRLLSRHELCTVLTAATAFVCPSVYEPLGIVNLEAMACGAAVVGTATGGIPEVVVDGVTGRLVPIEQMDDGTGTPLDPDRFVDDLAAALTAVVGDPTRARVWGEAGRQRAISDFSWHSIAAQTAALYREVAAAP; encoded by the coding sequence ATGCGCGTGGACATGATCACCAAGGAATACCCGCCGGAGATCTACGGAGGCGCCGGGGTGCACGTGACCGAACTGGTGCGGGCGCTGCGAGACGGGGGCGCCGGCTCACCGGTGGATGTGCGCGTGCGGGCTTTCGGGGCCGATCGTGACGAGGCGGACACGACTTCGTACCGCGTGCCCGCGGAGCTCGCCGGCGCCAACGCCGCCGTGCAGACACTCGGCACCGACCTCGAGATCGTGACGGATGTCGCCGGCGCCGACGTCGTGCACAGTCACACCTGGTACGCCAACTTCGCCGGCCACCTCTCCTCGCTTCTGCACGGCGTTCCGCACGTGCTCACCGCTCACAGCCTCGAGCCGCTTCGGCCGTGGAAGGCCGAGCAGCTCGGCGGGGGATATGCGGTGTCGAGCTGGGTGGAGAAGGTCGCCTACGAGCACGCTGCGGCGATCGTGGCGGTGAGCGAAGGCATGCGCGCCGATATCCTCCGCAGCTATCCCGCGGTCGACCCGGGCAAGGTGCGAGTGATCTACAACGGGATCGACACCGACTCGTGGCACCCCGTGACCGACGACCCGCTCCTGACCCGGCTGGGAGTCGACCCGGCGCGGCCGTCGGTCGTCTTCGTCGGTCGGATCACCCGGCAGAAGGGTCTGCCGTATCTTCTGCGCGCTGCGGCCCAGCTGCCGCCGGAGGTACAGCTCGTGCTGTGCGCCGGTGCTCCGGACACCCCGCAGATCATGGCGGAGGTGGAGGAGCTCGTCCGAGGCCTTCAGGAAACGCGCGACGGAGTGGTGTGGCTGGACCGGCTGCTCTCGCGCCACGAACTGTGCACGGTGCTCACCGCCGCGACCGCCTTCGTGTGCCCCTCGGTGTACGAGCCCCTCGGGATCGTGAACCTCGAGGCGATGGCGTGCGGCGCCGCTGTCGTCGGCACCGCCACGGGCGGTATCCCCGAGGTCGTCGTCGACGGGGTCACCGGTCGGCTGGTGCCGATCGAGCAGATGGACGACGGCACGGGGACGCCCCTGGACCCCGACAGGTTCGTCGACGACCTCGCCGCCGCCCTCACCGCGGTGGTCGGCGACCCCACCCGGGCCCGGGTGTGGGGGGAAGCGGGGCGACAGCGGGCGATCTCCGACTTCAGCTGGCACAGCATCGCCGCCCAGACGGCGGCTCTGTACCGGGAGGTCGCCGCGGCGCCGTGA